Below is a genomic region from Triticum dicoccoides isolate Atlit2015 ecotype Zavitan chromosome 5A, WEW_v2.0, whole genome shotgun sequence.
AAGTTCTTCTGGTTCGAAAACGCCACCTGAAACACAAACACGCCCCAAACCCACAGTGTCAGCAACGCGAGCTCGGTTCATCATGGCATGGACCAACCATCATCCTGTCCCTGTCCTTCGACCGACCGACTCACCTTGTTGTCGGTGACGAGGTTCCAGGCCCTCCCGCTGAGACCGTACCGCACGGCAAACTTTATTGGGTCCAGGAGCATGTAGATGAGGATGTTGTACAGCCAGATGACGCCCGTCCAGCCCCACCCGATGCCTCTGATGCTGGCCAGCTCCCAGTCCACCAATGCAGACAGCAAGGACGCAATCTACATCATAATAATACATTTTGAAGCGTCGATCGATTTATTAGTGTTGGTAAGTCACACCACAAACCTCAAGCAAAAAGGTGAACTGTGTGAGGAACTCACCAGCTGAGCCAAGACGAACGCAAACATAAGCAGGAAGCCAGGCCGCTCTGTGAAGGACCAGCCTCTCGACCGCGTCACGAATATCAGGGCCTGGCTGATGGTGCTCACTTGGAGGTACACGGCCGAGGCCAGCATCTCTGTATTCTTGGCGATCGACTCCATGTCGTGACCGATACTGTTTACATTCAACGTGTGGACACGGAAGTGTCTCTGCAAGTAGCATGGACGATACAAGTGAGTTTGCACAGCACAGCTACCTAGTCCTTCCAAGAACTGCTTATGTAGTAGTATAACTTTGCAAGATGCAAAAAGGTATAGCCTTGTTGCCAGAAGAGGTACGCGATAGGTACTGCCTAATGAACTGCGTCAAAGAAATAGCGATTACCGGAAAAAAGTCTGTCTTATAAGCCGCCCAAAAGAACAGAACGGTTGTTACGGCCAAGTAAGCCCCCAGTACCACTCCTGTTGCGAAGATCTCTGCtagcttccaactgtctggacatgGAGACGGCTTCACCTTATCTTTGGATATGGTCATAATGGTTCCTGAGCAGCAGTAGTCATCACCAGAGTTAAAAACAAATGAATACCTATTGGTAAAAACATTTCTGGTAAGTCAAGACAGCAATGTTCTTACCATCATTAAGGATGGCTATCAGAAGAACCATCATTGGAGGGAAGTCAAACTTCCAAAGGCACGCCAAGAGCAAAAAACCAAGCTGCACACAGATGAGATTTTTTATCATTGATGTGAATTCCAAAATGAGCATCAGCTTTGTAAGTATGAACAGGAACTGGAACAAGTCTTATTtgctattgtagatgttgatattttgtacaaatttggtcaaactttacaaagtttgacttaagacaaacctaatatgtgaagtaaaaagaaacagagggagtacttttggTCCATGGGCTTTGCTCAAGGGCGAACCCTATATAGCATTTACCCATACATATAAGAAACTTGACCAGACACTAATATGTTGTTATAACGGATTTGTAATGGAAAATCATAATTTAACTTGGTATAATCAAATGGTTCCCAAATGGTATAAATAGTTTGCATAGCATAAACTTACCACAATACGGATGGTTATAGATACAGCGTATATCTGCAAAAAAAAAACATAAATGATTGACATCAGCCAACTTCCCTTGTTACCTGAATAAAACAGCTTTCCGTAAAACACGAAAAAATCAACATATTCCTCTTCAAAGACATACAAAAGCCTAAAGTATTAATAATGTTGGAAAAGGAGAACTAGCATGATATGGAAAATGTTGCCTAAGATGGCAAGTTAGAAACAAAAGGAAAAAATGAATTGGAAACACAAACTCAACTGTATAATTTTTCATCCGCTGAAAAATGGCGCGACTTGTTAAAACAGCACTGATGATCACACTCAACCCAGGCTCTGTCAGAACAATATCAGAGGCCCCGCGAGCAGCATCAGTTGCATCAGCCACCGCAATCCCAATGTCCGCTACCTTCAGAGCAGGTGCATCATTAACTCCATCTCCTGTCATCCCGCATATGTGCTTTCTGGCTTGGAGCCTCTTGACAATTTCATATTTGTGCTCTGTGGAGGGGAGACAAGTTAGAGTGAAGCACACGATCACACAATGGCACAAGAGAAAAGTAAAGCTCACCAGGGAAAACTCCAGCAAAACCATCTGCCTGCTCAATCAGTTCGTCCACTGATAGGACCGCGATATCACTATCTATTTTGTCACCAAGCAATGATGATGATGGATACATGTTGGTGCCCATTCCTAGCCTCCGCCCAGTTTCCTTACCAATAGCCAACTGATCACCTGAAATTTTGTCCAAGGAGCATATTCATAATTCATAAAGATAGTGGGTCCAGGGAAACATATAGCAGTCAATATTAACAGATTATTCTGAAGCTCAGGACAGCTAAGCAAAGCCTGAGACTGCCActgctactagtgctagtactagcaGGCTAATGCGTGGATCGACACTTTAGCACTTCTTTTCCAGGAACATCAGGGCACATTAAAATTTAAAAGCTAACATTCTCAGATTGACTTCACCATGTTACCAGCCTCTGGGGAACAGACAGTCCAAGGGAATAAACAGCAGTCCATTATCAAAGCTTACGTGATGATTGTGGTACAAGAAAGTGGTCTGTTCCCATTTAGTGTACTAAAAAGGTACCTGTAATCATTTTCACACTGACTCCAAGGTCTAGAGCTCGGCGTATGGTTTCAGCACTATCATGGCGGGGAGGATCAAAGAGTGGGAGAAGACCAATAAATTGCCAGGGTCCACCAGCACTTTCCTTGGTACCTTCAGGAACTTCCTGCACGTTGAAGGAAATTAGCAAGTTTTGTAGGTAAACTGACCAGCAGATAAGTAGAAGACTAGCATCCAATAACCTGGTATGCAACAGCAAGCGACCGCAGCCCCCTCTCAGCAAAATTGTCAATTACTTGATGGACCTTCCTTTCGATCTCAGATTTATTTGCTGCCAGGTTCAGAATCTGCAAGACAATTAAATGAAACATAAGCAGATGCTGTGACTGTTTATTTCATAACAAAGTGATGTATCCTTGGACAAAAAATCAGATGACGTAAATTTCTATACCTGTTCAGGAGCACCTTTGCTAACCCTGTGCATTTTACCCTTAGCATCCAAGTACGTGAGAGCTGTCCGCTTGTCCGTTGGGTTAAATGGAAGGAAATGGACTTCTTCGATGCCAGCACGTGCCTAACAGCGGATAGAATGGAATATAACTAGTGTACAGTGTGACTAAAAGCATAACTATTAACTGACTCAGTAATGTATGAATGGAAACTTCTAAAGATTAGAGCAAAAGAATCACTTTTCAGTGGTATAAAACTGAGCTAGAAGGCATTACAAAATTCATGATGATATCCCCTGCTATGGAATACATGTTTGTTCAAATCCTCTAGATTAGTCAATATGTTCCCTGTACACTGAAAATTCTTGACATGCTACTTTTGTTTTCAGAATGTACAGGGAACAGAATCTACTGATGAATATATGGTCAAGATGGTATCTATTGCAGTTAAGATTGTTGTTTGGTGAACGCTGTTATTTGTTTCCCTAGCTGAGTGAAGCACAAgccaggaatcactggaactggctAAAGTCATAGATATATCAGAGAGGAGAGATTTTTACCTCTTTTGGGTCTGGAAGCATGGCAACAATAGCGAAATCAATAGCATCCTGATTCTCCAGTCTCGAGGCCCTTGCGGCCATCAACACGACATCACTCTTTTCGTAACCTCTAGTAAAAACCTAGAGAAAAATGCTTATCTTTCAGACCTTAGGAACATGAAGACAATGTAACTATGTTCATAAGTACAAGTTGTGGGAGTTATGACCTCAATTATATTGTTGTCTACAGTCAGTTTGTTGAGTGTCAATGTTCCTGTTTTGTCACTGCAAAGCACGTCCATTCCGGCCATCTCTTCAATTGCAGTCATTCTCTTGGTAATAGCACCCTGAAGTCAACAGTTAAGAAAAGCGGTCACTTTCTAGGATATAGTTAGATGCCTTTTATTTCAGTGGTAGTCAGAGAGCTCTAGCCATAGATGAATATTCAAACCTGTTGTGCAAGCTTATGTGATCCAATAGCCATAGTTACAGACAGAACTGTGGGCATCGCAATTGGAATCCCTCCAATCAGAAGCACCAGAAGGTTATCAACTGTCTGGCGGTACGGTCTGTGTTGAACAGCCGCCATGACGATTAACTCGATAGTCATCCCAATTGCAATGGAGCAAATGCAGAAGTTTCCGATCGATGTGAGAACCTGAAAGCATCCATAAATTGCAGCCCATACCATGAATTTCAGCTGACAGTAGACACACTGATTGCTGAATAATACTCTACCTTCTGAAAGTGGCCGACATGGGTGGTTGACTCAACGAGGTGAGCAGCTTTTCCAAAGAAAGTATGGATCCCAGTGGCAATAACAACTGCTTCTATTTCACCCTGCTTACAAGTGGAACCAGAGTAAACTCCACCTCCAGGATGCTTGGTTACGGGTAGTGATTCTCCTGTCAGTGCAGACTGCAAAGCAATTGACATATTGTATTAGCACTTGCTGCTCCATATTCTTCTAGTATCAGAATTCTTTTATTTAGCAGAAATACTTTAGCAATATGCATTATGCAACGTGCAGAGGAGATAGTTGAGCTGGCTGAAAGACCTGATCAATTTTGAGAGGATCGCCCTGTAGTAGACGCGCATCAGCAGGAATGATGTCTCCAAGCTTAATACTGATTATATCACCCGGAACCAACAACGATGCGTCTAATTCATTCCAGGTGCCATCACGCAGAGCCTACAAAAGAAGGTAACACATAAGTATGAGGAAAAGGGGGCACCGGCCATGTAACTTGATCCTTAGTACTAGTAGTGCTGGTAGGTAGTATTTGAAGAAAGCTATATATGTAGGTAGAAATTACCTTAGCCTTTGGTGCGAGGCGGGCCATGAGCGCAGCAGCGGCATTGCCGGCGTTGTTTTCCTCTACGAAGCTGATGGTGGAGTTGACGACCAAGAGAATGACGATTCCGACGAAATCGTGGAAGTCTATACCCATCGACTGCGTCAACGCCAATTGCAGTTCATAGTTAGTATGGGACCATAGTAGCATAGAGGTAACAGCATATAATCTACGATggcagtagcagtagtagtaggTTACGTTTCCCCTGAGGTCCTTTCCACCGTGCGCGAGGGCGATCGCCATGATGGCGGCGGCCTCCATGACCCAGGAGAGCGGGTTCCACATGAAGCCCAGGAACTTGAGGATCTTGCTCTCCTGCATTGCAATTGATTAACAAATGGTTACTGCTAGTTGTATGAGAGAATTAAACTAAGAGCACAGAGATTAGTGAGTGCATGTATATACATTTTTCTCTTCGAGCTTGTTGTATCCGAAGATTTCGACCCTCTGCTGGGCGCCCTCGGTGGTGAGGCCCTCCTTGGTGCACCTGAGGTGCTCGAAAACCTCCTCAACGGGGATGTGCTCCTGCAATTAACCGATACAGTTAAGAGTTACTCCATGATTCTGTAGATTGTTCATCATTGTTTTGATCACTcagagttttctttttcttttttcttttttcttttttcatttttctttttactTCACCAAGGCATAGCTTCGGTCTTGCTTGACTTTGGTAGTCGTCGGTGGGATTTTTGTGTGTGCGCGCGCTGTGTTGTGCATCCTAGCAAGTAGCTATGCAGAAGCCGGGGGTgttgctcattgtgtttgtattctcttgatgcttcattttgagctaATAAAAAATCCGCCCTTTGTCGAAAAATGATTGCCAGGTGATTAACAAGGAGTGGGGGGAGGGAGGAAGAGCGGGTACCAGATCGACGGTCTCCTTGTTGAGGTCGGAGAGGCCATTGGCTTCGGCGGCGGGCGGGTGCTCCTCCTTGGAGTCCATGGCGACGGGCGGTCAGCTACCAGTACCACCAGCTCGCTGCTGCTGCTCTGCTGCAACCGGAGACGGCGACCGGAAGGGGGCGAGGAGGGAGACGGGGAgcaggtggtggaggaggcggaggcggggaCGGGCGTATAAATGGGGGGATGTGGCGGGCGGCGGCGATCGAGAGGGGCGCTGGTCCAGTTCCGGCGGCCATCGGCATCGGTCGTGGCTCCGTCGCTGGCAGCGGGCAAGCGGCCAAGGCGGGGCGCCTAGGTCCCCTCGACTGTCGTCTTCTCCCGCCTTCGGTCTCGCCGCCGTCGGCGCCCACCACCAGTACTACTATCTAGCTAGGTCACTCTCCCCGCCTCGGGGACGACGGCCGGTGTACGGACGACGGATCTACGGATGGACTATTTTTTTGCCCCCGCAAATGGACTGGAGACTGGAGAGGAAACCACAACCACACTGCTCTGCTCATCCGTGGCACATCGATTGGTcagtcaaattccaaatcatggcgACGGCAACCATTATACAATACTACACAATATCCATTCTTGTTTATGGCATTTTGGATTGAAGGAATATTATGATTCTACTAGTCTATGAAAACGATTTCCTAAAATTTACGTGGATTATTTTGCCGTGCTAAAATTCCGTGGGGTTTCGAGGTTAAACCCTTTTTGAGGGTTTTTTCCTTGGTGTAAATCATACTGTATTTAGAGGACTTTATACTGCTCGTTATGCTTCCTGGATATGCCAATTTGTGACTCTGAATTTTTGTGTATTGACGTTTATTTCAAACATTGCGTTTTTTCTATTGAATTTCTTGtttcattttccttttttatgcCTTAATTGAAACTATGATTCAAATATGCCCCTAGAGAGTAATTGTTCATGGTTTGTTTGTTTTAGTAGATATGTATCTAATGAGGCGCTAATCTGTAACGTCAGCCCATTGCGAAACAACGAGGTTGTATAGGGTTTCGCCGGTGAGCTCAACCCAAGTGACATGCCACAAAGACCATGGCTTCCCTCTGCACCCCGGTGAGCTTAACCCAAGTGACATGCCACAAAGACCATGGCTTCCCTCTGCACCCCGGTGAGCTTCTTTTGAGGTCCACACAATCGAAGACAATCCATTGTAATTACACCAAGCTCGGGCGTAAAAGGTTTTGCTCGTATCTTTTTTCTTAGTGTACGTCTTGACAGCGCCGGAAACGGGAGGCATCAGGGCAAAGGGCTTGGGGTGTGATTTTACTTCGGGGTTCTTTTGTATTTTCCTGTTGACCCCCTGTCCGTCAAGCGTTTTTCAGCTTGTAATTCTCTTTCGGCATCTAAATGGAGCATGTAGCCAGGGACCAGGGACGGATCTAAGGGGGGACNNNNNNNNNNNNNNNNNNNNNNNNNNNNNNNNNNNNNNNNNNNNNNNNNNNNNNNNNNNNNNNNNNNNNNNNNNNNNNNNNNNNNNNNNNNNNNNNNNNNNNNNNNNNNNNNNNNNNNNNNNNNNNNNNNNNNNNNNNNNNNNNNNNNNNNNNNNNNNNNNNNNNNNNNNNNNNNNNNNNNNNNNNNNNNNNNNNNNNNNNNNNNNNNNNNNNNNNNNNNNNNNNNNNNNNNNNNNNNNNNNNNNNNNNNNNNNNNNNNNNNNNNNNNNNNNNNNNNNNNNNNNNNNNNNNNNNNNNNNNNNNNNNNNNNNNNNNNNNNNNNNNNNNNNNNNNNNNNNNNNNNNNNNNNNNNNNNNNNNNNNNNNNNNNNNNNNNNNNNNNNNNNNNNNNNNNNNNNNNNNNNNNNNNNNNNNNNNNNNNNNNNNNNNNNNNNNAAAGCTTCAGCCCATGTACAACCCATTACATGCTAAACAAAAATCATCATCATAAAAGAAAATTGCCTAGCAGGCCATCATGGAAGGGAAAGAGACATGTTAATTGCACCACGCGGCCACGACCTGATTACGCACTCCCATATCGCTAATCTTTCCAAGCCGTCGTTGCTATCGAAACTGACACCCGAAGGCTGCTGCGATCGGATCTCTCCATAGAGTCGCCATGGAGAGAAGCGGAGAAGGGAAGGGGTCGCCTGGATACGTAGGTGTCGATCCACGCACATGTTGCCAGTTCCCAGCAGAATGGACGCACAGATGAACAACCACCACACAAGGGGAAAAGGTAATTGATTCTCACATCAGATTAGTTATTTGCTTTAATAATTATAGAAGTACACTTAGACAGATTTAGAAACAATTATAATATTCCTACTTGTGCTTGTGTAAACATGAAGAAGAAGAGAGCAGAATCGATTCATAAATTTCTGATTCTTGTTTTGGCACTGGGTTGAGTCAATGAGGTCCATCTTGCCAATTCCAATAAATAATGGGATTAGGTAATATATTATTTACCCACATTGCACTACTTCAAATTATTATTTCATAAGATTATATGGTGTTTCTAGTGTTGTGAATTTGTTTTGTCATTTGTCAATTTTCAATCAAATTTTGATCATGTGAATGCAATGAATAGACAAAAAAAAATGGTATGTTGACACCATGGCATCTCCATTAGCCTAGACCCTAAATTTCGAAATCCTGGCTCCGTGGAGACTTAGTTCTACAATCCATGGAGACTCTCTTGACGACCAATCGACTTGGTGGCATTTGCAATTGGCAATTGCCGGGACTTTTCACCACCACACCATTTGACCGGAGGACCAGCTACTACTATGCTGTTCACTTCTGGGGCGATGCAAGCAAGAGTTTGCGGCTGTCCCTTGCCTGTGATGTATCTTCAGCCACTCAACCGACCATAAACTCCCTCTGTttgaaaattcttgtcttagatttgaatAGATACAAATTTATCTAGTTACGTTTCAGTGTTAGATACATCTAtatctagacaaatgtaagacaatTTTTTTGAAACGAAGGTAATACCACATACTTTCCCTAAAATTTGCTTTCAGAGTGATTTAACATGGTTCTAGAGAAAACCCGGTTTCAGCCATTGTAGATGCCCTAACTGATCTCACGGGCCTTCTGTTAGACCATTACCGTAGCCATCATTCCATGCGACACATACTTTCCCTAAAATTTGCTTTCAGAGTGATTTAACATGGTTCTTGCCAAAGCCACCACACCTTTCATCAATGGCACAGGGTGACAAGAACACTTGGGATCTGTAGAGGTTAGTAAAACCCCCTCTACTTCTCACTGTGTACATACATGGAGAGACCCTTGGCGATCAATCCACTTGGTGTCATTGCAATTGGCAGCCGCCGATGTTTGTCAACAGAATTTCCAACAGAACATTTGACTCCATGTTGTCCAATTCAAGTTCCTTTGCCGGCAACCGACACTTGGCTGTACCGCATCTACAGCCATTCCTTGAATCAATGACACACACACCACAGGGTTTGTGCAATTGTATGTATTCCGCGAAGAAGGCGCCGTGCACAGGGTGtgtattttgtactccctccgatccaaaaaaaAGTgattgtcatggttttagttccaAACTTatcttggatcggagggagtaacttTGCATGGCTGGTCAGGCACATCCTTGGTGCATCTCCTTGCTTCTGTGCTTTGCTTTGGGTCTCCCTTCCCTTTCTCTTTAGCAAGCTAGCTTGCCTGAACAGTTAACAGCAGCAGCAGCCATGACACCAACAGCCCAACCAACCAACCAAAGGCTAGTAGTAGCAGCACAAGAATGGGGAAAGAAAAGCACTAGCAATTAACCAGACACAACTAAATGGACAGCTAATTGCACTGGGGAGTTGTTTGGTActggtactagtagtagtacatcaCAATCACACTCACTCACACTCAcatgcttcttctttctttttccttcTGCCAACAAACACCACACCACACACAAGCACATGCCATTAGTTAGTATTTTAGCTCAGCTGGACCGCCTCAGGTACCACCGGCAGCATAGCATAGCAGAGGCAACACCTGGTGAAGGTCTcaaccctttcttttcttgcctttgCCTCTAGGGTTGCGGTGGCCGTCCACCTAATTAATTCTCCTCCATTTCAGCTTTATTGGTAATACTACTAGTTTTACTACTCTGTTTCTTCTCCAACATGTATGTTAGGCTAGGTTCCTTGTCTTCTTGACTCTTGAACCTCCCTCCCTTCCCAGCTTGTGTCcttttttctttttacttttgAAGAATCcccaacttgttcttgacttggttctgTTCCAAATGGAAATGCCCTACATTTTAATTTTATGCACATCTCCAAAGTTCCAATCCAAACATCCCATTTCATTCCATCCATAAGTCCCAGAACAACAAGTCTGGCTGGGGCCTCCACTCTGAGATCACAGCAAtgcagatggatggatggatggatggatggatagaggaGTTCAATGGAATCTATACTCCTCTCTTTCACAAAGCAATACTACTGGTAACAACAAATGGAGTGACGAGAGAAAAAGAATAACATTATCAGAGGGGCTAAGTGCTAGCTCATAGAAACAAATGCAATGCGATGCGATGCGATGCCACGGTGTTATCTCTGTCTGTCATCACAATCAGAATTACATATAGGAAGGAATGGTCAGATGAGCTGCTCCAGTTGATTCTCTTGTTAGTTGCTAGTTTTGTTCTATGGAGTAacaatgtagtagtagtagtagtagcagcagtagcagtAAATTTGTGTATACACAAGGAACAGGGGAAGATCCTAATGCTAAGCCATAATTAAGACAAGAAGAGACAACGAATTTCGATTCATTCTGCTGCATCCTAGGTAGTAGTGAGCTCCAAATTTCTCCAaaaagaatggaatttgatcaagaAATACCAGCACTTTGTCTGTCTAAGGTGTACTTGTATATGGGCGGCGAGATCTTGTTGCCTAGGACTTGGTGGCGGCCGTGGCGGAGCGGCGCGTCGGCCCCGTCTCCATGTCGCCGTCCTCCTTCTTCTCCACCACCACCCCCGTGGCCTCCTCCCCTCCGGCGCTGTCGGCGGAGGCGACGGGCTCGAGGTCGTCGCGGACGCGGAACGCGGCGTGGAGCACGACGACGGGGGCCCCGGCGGCGAGCGCGAAGAGGAGGTTGGGTATGGCATCAGCCGCCGCGAGGTCGGCGACGACGAGGACCACgaagacggcggcgacgaggcggcggtcgaggaggcggcggaggagcgcggaGTTGGGGAAGGCCCGGAGGAGGCCCCCGTAGAGGAGCAGGCCCTTGGAGGCGGCCATGAGGAAGAGCATGGAGGCGCGGTGGCGGGGCGCGAGGGAGGCGAGCAGCAGCGCCCACTGGATCACGGCGTAGTGGACGCGGAAGGTGCGGAGGTTGCGCACGGCGCGGACCGCCGCGGCCTCGGCGTCGGGCGCCGGGGCGAAGGCCGAGGGGCGGGGCGCGAAGCGGGCGAGCGCGCGGCGGCCGGTGCGGAGGCTCGCGCCGGCCCTGTCCAGCGCGCGGCGGACCGCGCCGGGGCCGTCGGCGGACATGGCGGAGGGGGCCGGCGGGCGCGCGGGCGAGATCCGcggttgcccctctccctccttttgGCGTGTGGTTTGCTTCTCTCTCACCTTGTCTTCGGTCTGGGTCTGGGTGTGGTCCGCTTTGCCCTTGGATCTAGGCCAAGGCCAACCCTCCCAACCTCAACAAAAATGCAAAATGTGCTGCCAATTCTGTTCTTTTAAGCACAAGAAATTCCAGCCCAACTTTGAAAAATTCGAGTCAAATGCCCTCACAGGCATTTAATTTAGTATTTAATACTCTCTTTGTATCAAAAGATCAGGCGTTTTGGCAGATACAGAGGTAGTACTAGCTAAAGAGCGTTGCTACACGGACGACATTTCACGCACGATGCATAGACGACACTGCATATCCTACCATTCATGCATCAGACCAAAGTGCACAAAGCTGTTGGATTAGGCATCGTGCATGTATCGTCCCAGCATTTGTCGTCTATGAAGTAGTTTCGCTAGCTAAATGCTCGTGTGCTTGCTATAAAAGTTAATTGtttattatactccctccatcctaaaattcttgtcttagaattgtctagatacggatgtacctagtactaaaacgtgacttgatacatccgtatttagacaaatctaagacaagaattttgagattGAGGGAGTACATTATCAATTGTTCAAACACTTGTGCCACCATCACCATGATACACGAGTTGgtgtaatttttattttttttgaaaatctcAAGGTATACCACAAATCGAGACAAATGTATGTCCTTTTACAATAT
It encodes:
- the LOC119304330 gene encoding plasma membrane ATPase 1-like yields the protein MDSKEEHPPAAEANGLSDLNKETVDLEHIPVEEVFEHLRCTKEGLTTEGAQQRVEIFGYNKLEEKNESKILKFLGFMWNPLSWVMEAAAIMAIALAHGGKDLRGNSMGIDFHDFVGIVILLVVNSTISFVEENNAGNAAAALMARLAPKAKALRDGTWNELDASLLVPGDIISIKLGDIIPADARLLQGDPLKIDQSALTGESLPVTKHPGGGVYSGSTCKQGEIEAVVIATGIHTFFGKAAHLVESTTHVGHFQKVLTSIGNFCICSIAIGMTIELIVMAAVQHRPYRQTVDNLLVLLIGGIPIAMPTVLSVTMAIGSHKLAQQGAITKRMTAIEEMAGMDVLCSDKTGTLTLNKLTVDNNIIEVFTRGYEKSDVVLMAARASRLENQDAIDFAIVAMLPDPKEARAGIEEVHFLPFNPTDKRTALTYLDAKGKMHRVSKGAPEQILNLAANKSEIERKVHQVIDNFAERGLRSLAVAYQEVPEGTKESAGGPWQFIGLLPLFDPPRHDSAETIRRALDLGVSVKMITGDQLAIGKETGRRLGMGTNMYPSSSLLGDKIDSDIAVLSVDELIEQADGFAGVFPEHKYEIVKRLQARKHICGMTGDGVNDAPALKVADIGIAVADATDAARGASDIVLTEPGLSVIISAVLTSRAIFQRMKNYTIYAVSITIRIVLGFLLLACLWKFDFPPMMVLLIAILNDGTIMTISKDKVKPSPCPDSWKLAEIFATGVVLGAYLAVTTVLFFWAAYKTDFFPRHFRVHTLNVNSIGHDMESIAKNTEMLASAVYLQVSTISQALIFVTRSRGWSFTERPGFLLMFAFVLAQLIASLLSALVDWELASIRGIGWGWTGVIWLYNILIYMLLDPIKFAVRYGLSGRAWNLVTDNKVAFSNQKNFGKEASQAAWAHEQRTLHGLESAGREKAASMELGHMAEETKRRAEITRLRAVHTLKGKVENAAMLKGIDLDDINNQHYTV
- the LOC119304332 gene encoding PRA1 family protein B2-like, which encodes MSADGPGAVRRALDRAGASLRTGRRALARFAPRPSAFAPAPDAEAAAVRAVRNLRTFRVHYAVIQWALLLASLAPRHRASMLFLMAASKGLLLYGGLLRAFPNSALLRRLLDRRLVAAVFVVLVVADLAAADAIPNLLFALAAGAPVVVLHAAFRVRDDLEPVASADSAGGEEATGVVVEKKEDGDMETGPTRRSATAATKS